One stretch of Mangifera indica cultivar Alphonso chromosome 9, CATAS_Mindica_2.1, whole genome shotgun sequence DNA includes these proteins:
- the LOC123225569 gene encoding THO complex subunit 4D-like codes for MATNVDMSLDDIIKSRKKNERVRGQGGALRGRGRGRGRGRGVPGSSFNNGGGRMLGPVRRGPLTVKARPSSYTIAKSFRRTKNFPWQHDLFEDSLRAAGISGIEVGAKLYISNLHVGVTNEDIRELFSEIGELKRYAIHYDKNGRPSGSAEVVYTRRSDAFAALKRYNNVLLDGKLMKIEIVGPNAEVPISARVNVSGVNGRRKRTVVMTPASGRPGPSAAINRGSGQNRRGGLRNNRGGGRGGGRGRGIVQGKKKPVDKSADELDKELDKYHAEAMQT; via the exons ATGGCTACAAATGTGGATATGTCTCTTGATGACATAATAAAGAGCAGGAAAAAGAATGAGAGAGTTAGAGGACAAGGTGGGGCCCTTCGTGGGCGTGGCCGCGGCCGCGGTCGTGGCCGTGGTGTCCCGGGCAGTTCTTTTAATAATGGTGGTGGAAGAATGCTGGGGCCTGTTCGTAGAGGTCCTCTCACAGTGAAAGCTCGACCATCATCATATACCATTGCCAAG TCTTTTCGCAGAACCAAGAATTTTCCCTGGCAACATGATTTGTTTGAAGACAGCCTTAGAGCTGCAGGAATATCTGGAATAGAAGTTGGCGCAAAGTTATATATTTCAAACTTGCATGTTGGAGTAACCAATGAAGATATAAGG GAACTTTTCTCTGAGATTGGAGAACTGAAGCGATATGCCATTCATTATGACAAAAATGGTCGTCCCAGT GGATCAGCTGAAGTTGTGTATACCAGAAGAAGTGATGCATTTGCAGCACTTAAGCGGTATAACAATGTATTGCTTGATGGAAAGCTCATGAAGATTGAAATTGTGGGCCCCAATGCGGAAGTGCCTATCTCAGCTCGTGTGAATGTAAGCGGGGTGAATGGAAGGCGGAAGAGGACAGTGGTTATGAC GCCAGCATCAGGTCGACCAGGGCCCTCAGCTGCGATAAACCGTGGTTCTGG TCAGAACCGTCGTGGAGGTCTTAGGAATAACCGTGGAGGTGGACGTGGTGGTGGTCGTGGACGCGGTATTGTCCAGGGGAAGAAGAAGCCTGTTGATAAGTCAGCTGATGAACTGGACAAAGAACTGGACAAATATCATGCTGAAGCGATGCAGACTTAG
- the LOC123225567 gene encoding uncharacterized protein LOC123225567 isoform X1: MSVACGVECVLVLGFGRWLWKRCTYVGSDDSDSWPTAVPHEFEPVPRVCRLILAVYETDLRHPQFPPAGGYKLNPDWVVKRVTYKQTLGHAPPYIIYVDHNNREIVLAIRGLNLVKESDYKTLLDNRLGRQMFDGGYVHHGLLKSAEWLLNQESETLKRLWIENGSEYDLIFAGHSLGSGVAALATIVVVNHRYMLGGIPRNKIKCYAVAPARCMSLNLAVKYADVINSVILQDDFLPRTPTPLEDIFKSIFCLPCLLFLVCLRDTFIPEGRKLRDPRRLYAPGRMYHIVERKFCRCGRFPPEVRTAIPVDGRFEHIVLSCNATSDHGIIWIERESEKALQRMREISPESVTTPPKVQKIERQKTIEKEHKDALERAVSLNIPHAVTDAEEPQKNEAESSPGGHQDTSDTKTSSSSDNWNYLVEKLFKKSETGKLILDKNVDTFEA; the protein is encoded by the exons ATGTCAGTTGCATGCGGCGTCGAATGCGTCCTCGTTTTGGGGTTCGGCCGCTGGCTCTGGAAGCGTTGCACCTACGTGGGTTCCGATGACAGCGACTCCTGGCCCACCGCTGTTCCCCACGAGTTCGAGCCCGTGCCACGTGTGTGCCGACTTATCTTAGCCGTTTATGAGACCGACCTCCGCCATCCACAATTCCCTCCCGCCGGCGGCTACAAACTCAACCCGGACTGGGTCGTGAAGCGCGTGACTTACAAGCAGACTCTTGGTCACGCGCCTCCTTACATCATCTACGTCGATCACAACAACCGCGAAATAGTCTTGGCCATTCGCGGCCTTAATTTGGTCAAAGAAAGTGATTACAAAACGCTTTTGGATAATCGATTGGGAAGGCAAATGTTTGACGGAGGATATGTTCATCACGGGCTGTTGAAGTCAGCGGAGTGGTTGTTGAATCAAGAGAGTGAGACTTTGAAAAGGCTGTGGATTGAGAATGGGAGTGAGtatgatttgatttttgctGGGCATTCGTTGGGTTCTGGCGTGGCGGCTTTAGCTACTATTGTGGTGGTCAATCATAGATATATGCTGGGTGGGATTCCGAGGAATAAGATTAAGTGTTACGCGGTGGCGCCGGCGAGGTGTATGTCCCTTAATTTGGCTGTTAAGTATGCTGATGTTATCAATTCTGTTATTTTGCAG GATGATTTCTTGCCTAGAACCCCTACTCCTTTGGAAGATATTTTTAAGTCAATATTCTG TTTACCTTGTTTACTATTTTTGGTTTGCTTGAGGGACACCTTCATACCAGAAGGCAGAAAGCTCAGAGATCCTAGAAGACTTTATGCACCTGGTCGTATGTATCATATTGTCGAGAGAAAATTTTGCAG ATGTGGGAGGTTTCCACCAGAGGTGAGAACTGCTATTCCTGTAGACGGTAGATTTGAACACATTGTTTTATCGTGTAATGCCACATCTGATCATGGGATTATTTGGATAGAAAGGGAATCAGAGAAAGCTTTACAA AGAATGAGGGAAATCAGCCCTGAATCCGTCACAACTCCACCAAAGGTGCAGAAAATTGAAAGGCAGAAGACCATTGAAAAAGAACACAAAGATGCATTGGAAAGAGCTGTTAGTTTGAATATACCCCATGCTGTAACCGACGCAGAGGAACCTCAAAAAAATGAGGCAGAGTCTTCCCCAGGTGGGCACCAAGATACGTCAGACACTAAAACAAGCTCCAGTAGTGATAATTGGAATTACTTGGTTGAGAAGCTTTTCAAGAAGAGTGAAACAGGAAAACTAATTTTAGACAAAAATGTGGACACTTTCGAAGCATAG
- the LOC123225567 gene encoding uncharacterized protein LOC123225567 isoform X2 — protein sequence MSVACGVECVLVLGFGRWLWKRCTYVGSDDSDSWPTAVPHEFEPVPRVCRLILAVYETDLRHPQFPPAGGYKLNPDWVVKRVTYKQTLGHAPPYIIYVDHNNREIVLAIRGLNLVKESDYKTLLDNRLGRQMFDGGYVHHGLLKSAEWLLNQESETLKRLWIENGSEYDLIFAGHSLGSGVAALATIVVVNHRYMLGGIPRNKIKCYAVAPARCMSLNLAVKYADVINSVILQDDFLPRTPTPLEDIFKSIFCLPCLLFLVCLRDTFIPEGRKLRDPRRLYAPGRMYHIVERKFCRCGRFPPERMREISPESVTTPPKVQKIERQKTIEKEHKDALERAVSLNIPHAVTDAEEPQKNEAESSPGGHQDTSDTKTSSSSDNWNYLVEKLFKKSETGKLILDKNVDTFEA from the exons ATGTCAGTTGCATGCGGCGTCGAATGCGTCCTCGTTTTGGGGTTCGGCCGCTGGCTCTGGAAGCGTTGCACCTACGTGGGTTCCGATGACAGCGACTCCTGGCCCACCGCTGTTCCCCACGAGTTCGAGCCCGTGCCACGTGTGTGCCGACTTATCTTAGCCGTTTATGAGACCGACCTCCGCCATCCACAATTCCCTCCCGCCGGCGGCTACAAACTCAACCCGGACTGGGTCGTGAAGCGCGTGACTTACAAGCAGACTCTTGGTCACGCGCCTCCTTACATCATCTACGTCGATCACAACAACCGCGAAATAGTCTTGGCCATTCGCGGCCTTAATTTGGTCAAAGAAAGTGATTACAAAACGCTTTTGGATAATCGATTGGGAAGGCAAATGTTTGACGGAGGATATGTTCATCACGGGCTGTTGAAGTCAGCGGAGTGGTTGTTGAATCAAGAGAGTGAGACTTTGAAAAGGCTGTGGATTGAGAATGGGAGTGAGtatgatttgatttttgctGGGCATTCGTTGGGTTCTGGCGTGGCGGCTTTAGCTACTATTGTGGTGGTCAATCATAGATATATGCTGGGTGGGATTCCGAGGAATAAGATTAAGTGTTACGCGGTGGCGCCGGCGAGGTGTATGTCCCTTAATTTGGCTGTTAAGTATGCTGATGTTATCAATTCTGTTATTTTGCAG GATGATTTCTTGCCTAGAACCCCTACTCCTTTGGAAGATATTTTTAAGTCAATATTCTG TTTACCTTGTTTACTATTTTTGGTTTGCTTGAGGGACACCTTCATACCAGAAGGCAGAAAGCTCAGAGATCCTAGAAGACTTTATGCACCTGGTCGTATGTATCATATTGTCGAGAGAAAATTTTGCAG ATGTGGGAGGTTTCCACCAGAG AGAATGAGGGAAATCAGCCCTGAATCCGTCACAACTCCACCAAAGGTGCAGAAAATTGAAAGGCAGAAGACCATTGAAAAAGAACACAAAGATGCATTGGAAAGAGCTGTTAGTTTGAATATACCCCATGCTGTAACCGACGCAGAGGAACCTCAAAAAAATGAGGCAGAGTCTTCCCCAGGTGGGCACCAAGATACGTCAGACACTAAAACAAGCTCCAGTAGTGATAATTGGAATTACTTGGTTGAGAAGCTTTTCAAGAAGAGTGAAACAGGAAAACTAATTTTAGACAAAAATGTGGACACTTTCGAAGCATAG
- the LOC123225167 gene encoding glucan endo-1,3-beta-glucosidase 2-like, with translation MALLNILILLLALSFAVTADEDPFIGVNIGTDLSDMPHPTQVVGLLKAQQIRHVRLYNADRGLLVALANTGIQVVVSVPNEQLLGIGQSNSTAANWVAKNVVAHYPTTNITGICVGSEVLTTLPNAAPVLVNAMKFIQSALVASDLDRQIKVSTPLPSSLILDPFPPSQAFFNHSWNPVLVPMLNFLQSTGSYLMLNIYPYYDYILSNGVIPLDYALFKPLPPNKEAVDSNTLVHYSNVFDATVDAAYFAMAFLNFTSIPVIVTESGWPSKGDSNEPDATLDNANTYNSNLIRHVLNKTGTPKHPGVAVSTYIYELYNEDTKPGPLSEKNWGLFDANGDPVYILHLTGAGAVLANDTTNQTYCTARDGADPKMLQAALDWACGVGKVDCSPLQQGKPCYEPDNVIAHATYAFDTYYHQMGKSPEACNFNGVAAITTTDPSHGSCMFPGSLGRNGSFVNITAPSMNSTSASSSYKIYSNGALRNILTVIILICRAIFL, from the exons ATCCTTTCATTGGTGTAAATATTGGAACAGACCTTTCTGACATGCCACATCCCACTCAAGTAGTAGGCCTACTAAAAGCTCAGCAAATCCGGCATGTCCGGCTATACAATGCTGATCGTGGGTTGCTAGTTGCACTAGCAAACACAGGAATTCAGGTCGTTGTTTCTGTCCCAAATGAACAACTCCTTGGAATTGGTCAATCAAATTCTACCGCAGCCAATTGGGTCGCCAAGAATGTTGTCGCACATTATCCAACTACAAACATTACAGGCATATGTGTAGGTTCAGAGGTTCTGACCACTCTTCCAAACGCAGCACCGGTCCTTGTAAATGCCATGAAGTTCATTCAGTCAGCCCTTGTTGCATCTGACTTAGACCGACAAATAAAAGTTTCAACACCTCTTCCTTCCTCCTTAATTCTTGATCCTTTCCCACCTTCCCAAGCCTTTTTCAACCATTCGTGGAATCCAGTTTTGGTCCCCATGCTCAATTTCCTGCAGTCAACAGGTTCATATCTCATGCTCAACATATACCCATACTATGATTATATTCTATCTAATGGTGTGATTCCATTGGATTATGCACTCTTTAAGCCTCTCCCTCCAAACAAAGAGGCCGTTGACTCAAACACACTTGTGCATTATTCCAATGTCTTTGATGCTACAGTTGATGCAGCATACTTTGCCATGGCATTTTTGAACTTCACTAGTATTCCTGTCATAGTGACTGAATCAGGCTGGCCATCAAAAGGTGATTCTAATGAGCCAGATGCAACTTTAGACAATGCCAACACTTATAACAGCAATTTAATAAGGCATGTGCTGAACAAAACTGGAACTCCGAAACACCCTGGAGTTGCTGTCAGTACTTATATTTATGAGCTTTATAATGAGGATACAAAACCTGGACCACTCTCTGAGAAGAATTGGGGGCTGTTTGATGCAAATGGAGATCCTGTTTACATATTACACTTAACTGGTGCAGGAGCAGTGTTAGCAAATGATACTACAAACCAAACATATTGCACCGCCAGGGACGGTGCTGATCCTAAGATGCTGCAGGCTGCATTAGATTGGGCTTGTGGAGTGGGAAAGGTTGATTGCTCACCTTTGCAGCAGGGAAAACCATGCTACGAACCAGACAACGTGATTGCACATGCAACTTATGCTTTTGACACTTACTATCATCAGATGGGGAAGTCCCCGGAGGCCTGCAATTTCAATGGGGTTGCTGCAATTACGACAACTGATCCaa GTCATGGTTCCTGTATGTTCCCAGGAAG CCTTGGTAGGAATGGTTCCTTTGTAAACATCACTGCCCCTTCTATGAACTCCACATCAGCTTCTTCTTCCTACAAGATTTACAGCAATGGAGCTTTAAGAAATATCTTAACAGTAATAATACTTATCTGCAGAGCCATTTTCCTGTAG
- the LOC123224909 gene encoding glucan endo-1,3-beta-glucosidase 2-like, producing the protein MPLHCIAKSGANPQKLQTALDWACGVGKADWSPLQPGQPCYEPNNVFVHASYAFDAYYHQMGKTKEACDFNGVAAFTTADLSHGSCKLPGSL; encoded by the exons ATGCCATTACATTGCATCGCCAAGAGCGGTGCTAATCCTCAGAAGCTGCAGACTGCATTAGATTGGGCTTGCGGGGTGGGAAAGGCTGATTGGTCGCCTTTGCAACCGGGACAACCATGCTATGAACCAAACAACGTGTTTGTGCATGCAAGTTATGCTTTTGACGCTTACTATCATCAGATGGGGAAGACCAAGGAGGCCTGCGATTTCAATGGGGTGGCTGCATTTACCACTGCAGATTTaa GTCATGGTTCCTGTAAGTTACCAGGAAG CCTGTAG